DNA from Nitriliruptor alkaliphilus DSM 45188:
AAGCGCTCGAGTGCCGGCCACCACGAGAAGACGTGCACCGCTCGGACGTGCGGGAGCAGGTCGGCGAGTCCGGCGAGCGCGCTCTCGGTCGGATCCCCGACCCGCGGCTGCCAGTAGGTGCCCACGTTGGGCCGGTCGACGGCGGCGAGCAGGTCGAGCGTCGACGGAACGGTGTCGGCCAGCGTCCCGTCGTGGTGCTCGAAGGCCAGCTCGAGGCCGTCCTCGGCGGTGAGGTCCGCGAGCTGCTGCACACGGCCCGCCACGGCGGCGCGGTCGCCCGTCGAGGCATCGGCCGAGCCCGTGGTCCCCGCCCACACGCGCAGGCGACGGCACCCGAGGGCCCTCGCCGCTGCGAGCACGTCATGGCCCGGGTCCTCGGGCGTGGCCCGCCAGTACGTCCCGTAGGAGCAGACCGCCAGACCAGCCGCGCGGGTCCGCGCCGCGAGGTCGGCCAGCTCGCCGCCCGGTGGCGCGTGGACGTCAGCCCCCCACTCCACCCCGTGCAGACCGGCCGCAGCCGCCAGCCGGATCACCCGGTCCGGGGACGAGTGACGCAGCGTCACGGAGCAGAGCCCGGGTCGCAGCAGGGACATGGCGAGCCCTTCGTCGGCACTCCTGGGTAAGCGGTTTCCTGTCAGCTCAGCGATCAGACCAGAGCTCAGAGCCGACCGCGGTAGGTCGTGCCGAGCACCGAGACGTCGGTCGGCCGCTGCGAGCGGTCGACCCGGTACATCCCGTCGTTGGTCGCCAGGAACAGCGGGGCGTCCGGGTAGTGCAGGTCCTCGGCCAGCGGCTCCTTGTCGGTCCAGGCGAAGAACGCCCGGCCGAACACCGCTCGGTCCTTGCGCCCGTAGATGTCGAGGTCCCCGGCGGTCATCGGGCTGCGGATGCACCAGTGCACACCGTGCTCGGCCCACACGGCCCGGTCGGTCATCAGCACCGACTGGCGCTCGTCCGACTCGAACACCGTGGTCCAGAAGTCCTCGCCGGGGTCGGCCACGTCGTCGGCGAGGAACACCAGGTCGTGGGCGTGCCACGCCGTGCTCGGCGCGACGTCGGCCTCGTTCCCCCAGTGCGTCGCCGAGGCGAAGTAGCCCGCGGGCACCTGGTAATGGGCGTAGGTGTCCCGGCAGCGGGCCACGAAGTCCTCGAGCTCGGCGTCGGGCGCGATCCGGCACACCTCGCGCATGCCGTACAGGGACAGGCCCATCCCCGCGATGAGCATCGGGGTGTCGGCCTTGAGCGTGCGGCCGGGGGCCACGTACCAGTACCGGTGGAAGCGCGTCCGGCCCTCGGCGTCGGTCCACGCCGAACGAGCGACGTG
Protein-coding regions in this window:
- a CDS encoding sugar phosphate isomerase/epimerase family protein; the encoded protein is MSLLRPGLCSVTLRHSSPDRVIRLAAAAGLHGVEWGADVHAPPGGELADLAARTRAAGLAVCSYGTYWRATPEDPGHDVLAAARALGCRRLRVWAGTTGSADASTGDRAAVAGRVQQLADLTAEDGLELAFEHHDGTLADTVPSTLDLLAAVDRPNVGTYWQPRVGDPTESALAGLADLLPHVRAVHVFSWWPALERLRLEERSELWTSAIELLASTGRPLDLLLEFLPGDDETLLSGEADRLRTWIAQAGR